The window AAGAAAAATGCTCATCTTTCTCTTTATTTCTTGCATTCTTCTGGCCTTATCCGTTTTGGCTGCAATCTATTTCGGAAGCACAAAAATCCCCCTCAGTGAGATTATAAAAATTATATTCTATCATGAAAACTCCGATTTTGCCATAATTATTTGGGACATAAGGATGCCCAGAATTATTTTAGCTCTCATAGTCGGAGCAAACCTTGCAGCTTCAGGAGCCCTGCTCCAAGCGGTTATCCAAAACCCTCTGGCAGACCCAGGAATAATAGGCATTTCGAGCGGAGCAAAGCTGGGGCTCTTACTGGCCCTCTTGATCTTTCCGCAATTTGTTACGGCAGCCCCCTTATTTGCATTTGCAGGAGCAATGGGGGCGGCAGTCTTGGTTTACCTTTTGGCTTGGAAGGGCGGAGTAAAAACCGTCCGCCTTATTTTGGCCGGTGTTGCAGTAAACGCTTTTTTTGCAGGAGTAAGCTATCTTATCACAATCTTAAACAACGACAAGATTCAAAACATCATGCTTTGGCTAAGCGGAAACCTTTCGGGACGCAGCATGTACGATGTTAAGCTTATCTTGCCCTACTCCCTCATAGGCCTTGCAGCCGCCCTTGCAGCCATCCGTCCGAGCAATCTCCTCTTATTCGGAGACGAAAAGGCCGGCAGTTTAGGCTTAAACATTACAAGGAGCCGAATTCTAATTTCGCTCACCGCTTCCTTTTTGGCGGCTATTTCCACATCCCTCGTCGGAGTCATAAGTTTTGTAGGCCTTGTAATTCCCCACATCGTAAGACTTATCACGGGCCCCAACTACAAATATCTTTTACCCCTTTCGATATTAAACGGAGGGATATTTTTACTGATAGCCGACACCTTTGCACGCACAATAGCAGCCCCCATAGAATTACCTGTCGGCACCCTTATGGCCCTGGTCGGCGGCCCTTTTTTCGTTTATCTTTTAAGGAGGAAATAAATGGGAAGAACAGCGGGCAGCAATACCACTCGCTGTTCAATTAAAATAGAAGGAGATTTATTTACTATACTTTTCAGCGTAATTCCTTACTTGTTTAAGTCTTTTGTATCCGATCTCAGGAGCAATGGTACAATCTGCACCTATAATAACACCCGTAGTTCCCGCTTCTTTTATCAAACTATCAACATAATTTTCAATCTCAATATCGGTGCCTACATCGATAAGAGTTCCCCTATTATTATCAAACCCGCCAAGGACACAAGCATTGCCAAAGAATTTTTTTCCTTCTGCTAAAGAAACTTTTTCAGTATTTACAGCCCAGTTATATACCTTAGCTTTATAATCTTTATAAAAGGATAAATCATTAGTATAATCGCCATAACCGCAGATATGAAGAATATTATTGTCCCAAAGAGAATTTATTTTATCAAGAACTTTTTTATCCGAAACCGAAACATATTTTTGATGGAAATTTAAATCGGCATCTTGTGATTGAACACTCTGAACACTGTAATATATTCCGTCAAGTTTTGTTTTGCCTTTGAGTTTATCCGCAAGTACAAGCAAGTCAGCAGCAATTTCTAAAGAAGCCTCCAACATAGCATTCGGATTTTCAAAAAAAAGTTTAACAAACAAATCAGGCTGTTTTTTATAACACTCCGTGTACAACCTTATATAGTTGAGCGGAGCAAAAATATTATAAAATGCAGCAACTTCTCCATCAAAGTAATCTAAAATACTATTGACCATATCTATTTGCTTATCATACCACGGTGACAAATTTCCTATCGACTTTATTTTTTTAATATCGTCAATGCTGTTAATGTCATTTTTCATAATTGACGGATGACCGAAAAAACCGTCAGACATTATTTTTACCATATCAGGTTTTAAATCGTCATACATTTTTTTCGTGCCGTCAATTGTTGCCTGAATAATTCCATCATCCAGTAAACCTCGGAATTGTCTGTACTCATCTGCAAAATGCCACCAAAAACCTACAGGGACTCTTCGGACATGCTTATTGTTAAAAGCATCCAAAATCAATTTTCTTTTTTCTTTCATACTTCACACCTCTAAACTACTTATCTTTTAGGTAATTATTTAAAGCCTTAAATACTAGGTATCCTGCATAGGAACCTCCATCAAGAATGCCGATACTTTTTTCTGCATAGTAAGCGGCTCTACCATGAACAGATTTCATATTCCGTGTTGAATCAGAACCTTCTTTTGCAATTTTTTCAGATTCTTTTATAAGTTCTCTATCAGGAATTTTACCCAAATTTTCCCTAACGAATTTTTCAACAGGAACAAGTGTATCAACAAGGGTTTTTTCCCCCGGCTTTGCACCTCCCTTTTTCATAATCTCTTCATTAAATTTTGAAAAGCCGGATGCAATGTCTTCCCCCGTTAAGTCTTGTTTTCCTTTAAAAGCTTTTCCCATAGCCATTAATCCGAATGATAATATGGTACCTAAACTTGAAGGAGCTTTTTCATTAAAAGCCATCGCAGCTTTGAGAATACCAAGACCGATGTCTTTTCCACTGTCATCTTTAAATGCATTAACAGCAGCATTGAATCCTGCACTCATAGAGATGCCTAAGTCGCCGTCACCGTTTTGCTGGTCAAGCTCGATAAGATAGCCTTTTTCATCATCCATAGTCTTTGCTATTTCAATTAATACATCTAAAATTATATCCTTTGTAATCATAGCGATATCCTATTTTTTATTCGCATTTGTATAGAAGGGCGTATTTGCATCATGGAGAAGCAAGGTTTTTAATTCATCATCCAATTTCATAATTGTGATAGAAAGCCCTGCCATCTCCATTGATGTTGCAAATTCCCCTACATGAGGGCTTATTACTTTTACACCCAGACCATTTAAAATATTAAATAAATCCCGATAGACAATAAATAACTCTTCCATAGGAGTGGCGCCAAGACCGTTAATCATTACGGCAACTTCATCGTTTTTCGAAAAAGAAATTTCGGTTGCAATTTTATCAAAAATCATTTTTGCAACCTCGGCTGAAGTTTTCAGTTTTGAAACCTCTATACCTACCTCTCCGTGAATACCCATTCCTATTTCCATTTCATCATCCTTGATTGAAAAAGTTGGTTTGCCGACTTCAGGAACTATACATGGTGATAAAGCTATACCCATCGTGCGTATGTTATCAAGAGCCTTTTCCGTAACCGAAACAAGTTTTTCAAGATCATAACCTTTTTGAGCTGCAGCGCCTGCAACTTTGTAGGCAAAAACCATTCCTGCAACTCCTCGCCGCTTATCCTTTGTCTCAATCGGTGATGAAGCAATATCATCCATCACTCTTATTTCTTTGACCTGTATACTGTCCATTTCAGCCATAGACATTGCCATTTCAAAATTGAGTTTATCTCCTCCGTAATTTCCATACAGACACAATACACCCTTTCCGAAATTACAGGCTTTAATCATCTCATACATTTTATTGGCAGACGGAGAAGCAAAAACATTACCTACGGCACATCCGTCAAGCATTCCATCACCTACATAACCGAGAAACACAGGTAGATGACCGCTGCCGCCCGCAGTAACAATACCGACCTTATTGTCTTTTTTTGTTTTATTAAGAATAACCCGCTTATCCCCATTTAACGGCATTATTTTATCTGGATAGGCGTATAAAATTCCTTCCACCATTTCATCTACAAATTCTTCAGGTCTATTTAATATTTTTTTCATAGTAGCTCCTTAATCATCGATCCTAGTAAATTTACCGTTTTTAATAAACATAGGAACAAGAGATCTTACAGCATCGCCTAATTCATTCATGTTATAAGGTCCGGATAAGGCATTATATCCCTTCATATTAGCTAAAGTTTCTCTTACAACAACAGGGTCGTCACTGCCGGCCATATCTACTGCTGTTGCTAGCTGCTTAACGACATCATAAGTTTGCATTACAAAAGCATCTCCCTGTTTTCCTGTCCTCTTTGTATATTCTCCAATTACACGGATAAATTCAGGCGTATTTATATCGGGAGAATATGCATTCATTATAAAAGCTCCTTCAACTATATCTCCAGCTAAATCTATCAATTCTTGTTTTAGTGTAGAACTTGAAAGAATCATTTGAACATTAAAGTCCAAATTTTTTGCCTGCCTTACTATATTTGCAGAATCTTGATAATAGGCAACGGGGAAAAAAGCTTCAGGGTTTGTTGTTTTTGCTTTAGATATCATCGGAGTAAAATCGGATGTCTGGTTCGGTATATAAGTTTGAAGATCGGTTATTTTTCCGCCAAGTTTTACAAATTCGTTGGTAAATATTTTTGCAATATTATTTCCCCAGTCGTCATTTACATTAAGAATGGCTACACTTTTAATTCCAAGCTTTGTATAAACATAATCTGCATACTGTGTGGTCTCAATTTGTTGCGTAGGCGTATTTCTAAACATAAATTTACCCAATGATGAAAAATCCGCATGTGATGAAGTGGGCGAATAATTGATAATTTTTGCTTTCTCGTATATGGGAGCGGCAGCCATTGATGGTGTAGAACCGAAACCTCCTACTACGGCAAGATATTTTTTTTCTGCAACAATCTTATTCGCAATATTAACCGCTTCTTTTGCATCATTTTTATCATCATAAAAGTCTACAATTATTTTTCTTCCGCCGAGAACTCCATTCCCTGCATCATTGATATCCTTTAAAGCAAGCTCCACAGCAATCTTTTCCGTATCACCGTATTGCTTTGCATCTCCGGTTAACGGACCGTACCAAGCAAAATAAATAGGTTTAGTTGCCTTGTCTTCAGTCGTTTTTGCTTCGTCTTTTCCTGTACAAGAATTTAATATCAATATAACACTTAATAAACTTAAAATATATATCCTTATTTTTTTCATTTTTCCGTCTCCTTTATCTTTTCAAATAATAATTCACATACGCAGTGACCTTGTGCTATTGTTTTTCCAAGTGTAAATCTCAAATTAGGAAAACAATCGCCTATAGCCTTGTCACCTTCCATTGTTATGTCGCATAACTCAGCAAGTTCATCATCACAGTAACCTTGTTTTGTCCACTCTTCAACATAAGGACAATAGTTAAAATGAATCAAAAACATATCTTCTGTTTTTTTTACGACTTCCATTTCATAAATATCAAAGTGGGGCTGTGAAGCAAAAACCTCAAGAAACTCATCAATAGTAAAATCTTTTTTTAAAGACTTTTTCATGCTTGCTGCAATATCTTGCCCATACTTATAGATTGCATCTCTTGCAAATTGTTTATCAAGCCCGCGTTCAGCTGCGCATTTTATCATATTACTGATAGTAGCAGCTCTTCTTTGACATATATTACGTTGTCCGTCCAAAGCCGGACTGCTTTTCCGTTTTACATTTGTTATAACCACTATATACCTCCTAAATATAATTTATGCACTTCTTCATTGTTTAATAATTCTTTACTTTTACCCTCCAATCTTATTTTTCCGGTTTCAAGTACATAGCCCCTATCGGAAATAGATAAAGCCATTTTTGCGTTTTGCTCGACTAATAAGACCGTAATCCCTTCATCCCGAATCCTCCTAATCATTTTAAATATTTCTTTAACTATTATAGGAGCGAGACCCAGTGAAGGTTCATCAAGAATCAATATCTTAGGTGATGCCATCAAAGCTCTTCCAATTGCAAGCATTTGCTGTTCACCCCCAGACAAAGTTCCGCCAGCCTGCCAACTGCGTTCCTTCAAAATAGGAAACAGCTCAAAAACATTGTTTTTTCCTTTCTCTAATTCAGCTCTAGTTCTAAAATAACCTCCTAACTCAAGATTTTCTATTACCGACATTCTAGGAAATATTTGTCTCCCCTCTGGTGACAAAGAAATCCCTTTCTTTACAAGTTCATATGACTCTAATTTTGTAACATCTTCGCCATTAAATAAAACCGTACCGGATGCGGGTTTTATTAATCCTGCTAAGCTGTTTAAAGTTGTACTTTTTCCGGCACCATTTGAACCTATTATAGTTACAATTTCACCTTGATTAATATTAAAATTAATTCCACGGATTGCTTTTATTTCTCCGTAACTGACATGTAAATCTTTAACTTCTAAAAGCACTAAACATCCTCCTCTCCAAGGTATGCATTAATAACGGCTTTATCCTTAACTATTTCTTCAGGAGAATCTTCCGCTATTTTTAGCCCATGGTTTATAACATAAACACTGTCACTGAGGCTCATAACTAATTTCATATCATGTTCAATCAGCATTATAGCCATATCTTTTGATTTTAAACTTTGTATAAATTCGGTCAACTCTATTGTTTCTTGTTCATTCATACCTGCAGCAGGTTCATCAAGCATAAGTAGTTTAGGATTTGATGCCAGAGCTCGTGCAATCTCTAATTTACGCCGTAGACCATAAGGCAAAGAATCAGGCATTTCATACCTAAGATGAATCAAGCCTACTCTATCTAAAAGGCTCAGAGCTTTATTTTTATTTTTTTGTTCTTCAGCTTTATGTCTTTTAGTTTTAAATAAAGCATCTAATATATCTTCATTTTCTTTGTTATGACAACCTACCATTACATTATCCAATATTGTCATATTCTTAAATAAGCGTATATTTTGAAATGTACGCACAATCCCTTTTTCGTTTATTCTATGAGGTTTCAAATTCGTTATATCTTCACCGCAAAAATGAATAGACCCCAATGTAGGTTTATATATACCTGATATTAAATTGAAAAGAGTGGTTTTTCCGGCTCCATTAGGGCCTATAATTCCTTGAATCTTTCCAAGATATACGGACATGTTTATATTATCAACAGCCATAATACCGCCAAAACGCTTGGTTACATCCGTTATTTTAAGAATTGGATTCGACATTTAAGTCCTCCTTTTCCATATTTGCTATAGATCGTATCCGTTCAAAATTTATCTTACCCATAACACCTGAGGGTTTAAATATAACTATCAAAACCAATATAAGACCATATATAATTTGCCGATAATCGGATAAAAATCTGAGGGCTTCAGGTAAAATAGTCAATGCCAGAGCTCCTAAAATACTTCCGGGCAAACTTCCCAATCCGCCAAATATGGCCATCGATAAAATTAAAATTGATTGTTCAAAATTAAAAGCATTAGGATCAATAAAACTCATATAATGAGCGTAATAGGCTCCGGCCATTCCTGCAATACCCGCTGAAATAGAAAATATAATAACGGTATATTTATAAACATTTACTCCAATAGCTCCGGCAGCTAAATCGTCATCTTTTATTGCGCGTACGGCACGCCCATGTTTTGAATTTAAAATTGAATTAATTATATATAAGGCAAATATTAAAAGAACCAGCCCAACATAGTACTTAAATCTGTATGAGTCAAACTCTTTCCCAAAAATTACTATACCCGGTATCCTTGAAATTCCCTGAGGGCCTCGCGTCATCTCCATCCAGTTAAGCTCTATCATTCGCATGATTTCAGAAAAACCTAGAGTTACAATTGCAAAATATCGGCCGCGTATGCGCAAAGTCGGGAGAGCCAGCATTGCTCCAAAAATACCAGCAAATAAAGAGGCTGCTATACATCCGATAATAAAATCAACTTGAAAACGCGTTCCAAGTATTGCAGCAACATAAGCCCCCAAACCGAAAAAAGCCGCTTGTCCCAAAAGTGTAAATCCAACATAACCCGTAACTAAATTAAGAGATAAGGTCAATATTGAATATATAAAGAACATTATTGCTATGCCAAGATAGTAATTATTGTCAACAAAAATCGGGAAAGATATTGCCAGAACAGCAAGTATAATTAAAACAAATATCTGATTTTTAGCGATTTTTTTAATCATTTTATCTAAGATAATCGATTTTTTTCTCATACAGTCCTCCTATACCTTATCTACACTTTTTTTACCCATTAAGCCTGAGGGCCGAATAAGAAGAACCAATATCAATATCACAAATGCAACAATATCCCTATATCCTGAACTTATATAAGCGGCAAAAAGAGTTTCAAGTAAGCCTATCAATAATCCTCCTATAGCCGCTCCGGGGAGAGAGCCCA of the Treponema denticola ATCC 35405 genome contains:
- a CDS encoding FecCD family ABC transporter permease produces the protein MLEERRRKMLIFLFISCILLALSVLAAIYFGSTKIPLSEIIKIIFYHENSDFAIIIWDIRMPRIILALIVGANLAASGALLQAVIQNPLADPGIIGISSGAKLGLLLALLIFPQFVTAAPLFAFAGAMGAAVLVYLLAWKGGVKTVRLILAGVAVNAFFAGVSYLITILNNDKIQNIMLWLSGNLSGRSMYDVKLILPYSLIGLAAALAAIRPSNLLLFGDEKAGSLGLNITRSRILISLTASFLAAISTSLVGVISFVGLVIPHIVRLITGPNYKYLLPLSILNGGIFLLIADTFARTIAAPIELPVGTLMALVGGPFFVYLLRRK
- a CDS encoding uroporphyrinogen decarboxylase family protein, with the protein product MKEKRKLILDAFNNKHVRRVPVGFWWHFADEYRQFRGLLDDGIIQATIDGTKKMYDDLKPDMVKIMSDGFFGHPSIMKNDINSIDDIKKIKSIGNLSPWYDKQIDMVNSILDYFDGEVAAFYNIFAPLNYIRLYTECYKKQPDLFVKLFFENPNAMLEASLEIAADLLVLADKLKGKTKLDGIYYSVQSVQSQDADLNFHQKYVSVSDKKVLDKINSLWDNNILHICGYGDYTNDLSFYKDYKAKVYNWAVNTEKVSLAEGKKFFGNACVLGGFDNNRGTLIDVGTDIEIENYVDSLIKEAGTTGVIIGADCTIAPEIGYKRLKQVRNYAEKYSK
- a CDS encoding dihydroxyacetone kinase subunit L, whose product is MITKDIILDVLIEIAKTMDDEKGYLIELDQQNGDGDLGISMSAGFNAAVNAFKDDSGKDIGLGILKAAMAFNEKAPSSLGTILSFGLMAMGKAFKGKQDLTGEDIASGFSKFNEEIMKKGGAKPGEKTLVDTLVPVEKFVRENLGKIPDRELIKESEKIAKEGSDSTRNMKSVHGRAAYYAEKSIGILDGGSYAGYLVFKALNNYLKDK
- a CDS encoding dihydroxyacetone kinase subunit DhaK codes for the protein MKKILNRPEEFVDEMVEGILYAYPDKIMPLNGDKRVILNKTKKDNKVGIVTAGGSGHLPVFLGYVGDGMLDGCAVGNVFASPSANKMYEMIKACNFGKGVLCLYGNYGGDKLNFEMAMSMAEMDSIQVKEIRVMDDIASSPIETKDKRRGVAGMVFAYKVAGAAAQKGYDLEKLVSVTEKALDNIRTMGIALSPCIVPEVGKPTFSIKDDEMEIGMGIHGEVGIEVSKLKTSAEVAKMIFDKIATEISFSKNDEVAVMINGLGATPMEELFIVYRDLFNILNGLGVKVISPHVGEFATSMEMAGLSITIMKLDDELKTLLLHDANTPFYTNANKK
- a CDS encoding ABC transporter substrate-binding protein, which gives rise to MKKIRIYILSLLSVILILNSCTGKDEAKTTEDKATKPIYFAWYGPLTGDAKQYGDTEKIAVELALKDINDAGNGVLGGRKIIVDFYDDKNDAKEAVNIANKIVAEKKYLAVVGGFGSTPSMAAAPIYEKAKIINYSPTSSHADFSSLGKFMFRNTPTQQIETTQYADYVYTKLGIKSVAILNVNDDWGNNIAKIFTNEFVKLGGKITDLQTYIPNQTSDFTPMISKAKTTNPEAFFPVAYYQDSANIVRQAKNLDFNVQMILSSSTLKQELIDLAGDIVEGAFIMNAYSPDINTPEFIRVIGEYTKRTGKQGDAFVMQTYDVVKQLATAVDMAGSDDPVVVRETLANMKGYNALSGPYNMNELGDAVRSLVPMFIKNGKFTRIDD
- a CDS encoding L-2-amino-thiazoline-4-carboxylic acid hydrolase; the protein is MVITNVKRKSSPALDGQRNICQRRAATISNMIKCAAERGLDKQFARDAIYKYGQDIAASMKKSLKKDFTIDEFLEVFASQPHFDIYEMEVVKKTEDMFLIHFNYCPYVEEWTKQGYCDDELAELCDITMEGDKAIGDCFPNLRFTLGKTIAQGHCVCELLFEKIKETEK
- a CDS encoding ABC transporter ATP-binding protein; translated protein: MLLEVKDLHVSYGEIKAIRGINFNINQGEIVTIIGSNGAGKSTTLNSLAGLIKPASGTVLFNGEDVTKLESYELVKKGISLSPEGRQIFPRMSVIENLELGGYFRTRAELEKGKNNVFELFPILKERSWQAGGTLSGGEQQMLAIGRALMASPKILILDEPSLGLAPIIVKEIFKMIRRIRDEGITVLLVEQNAKMALSISDRGYVLETGKIRLEGKSKELLNNEEVHKLYLGGI
- a CDS encoding ABC transporter ATP-binding protein; its protein translation is MSNPILKITDVTKRFGGIMAVDNINMSVYLGKIQGIIGPNGAGKTTLFNLISGIYKPTLGSIHFCGEDITNLKPHRINEKGIVRTFQNIRLFKNMTILDNVMVGCHNKENEDILDALFKTKRHKAEEQKNKNKALSLLDRVGLIHLRYEMPDSLPYGLRRKLEIARALASNPKLLMLDEPAAGMNEQETIELTEFIQSLKSKDMAIMLIEHDMKLVMSLSDSVYVINHGLKIAEDSPEEIVKDKAVINAYLGEEDV
- a CDS encoding branched-chain amino acid ABC transporter permease, with translation MRKKSIILDKMIKKIAKNQIFVLIILAVLAISFPIFVDNNYYLGIAIMFFIYSILTLSLNLVTGYVGFTLLGQAAFFGLGAYVAAILGTRFQVDFIIGCIAASLFAGIFGAMLALPTLRIRGRYFAIVTLGFSEIMRMIELNWMEMTRGPQGISRIPGIVIFGKEFDSYRFKYYVGLVLLIFALYIINSILNSKHGRAVRAIKDDDLAAGAIGVNVYKYTVIIFSISAGIAGMAGAYYAHYMSFIDPNAFNFEQSILILSMAIFGGLGSLPGSILGALALTILPEALRFLSDYRQIIYGLILVLIVIFKPSGVMGKINFERIRSIANMEKEDLNVESNS